A genome region from Bacteroides stercoris ATCC 43183 includes the following:
- a CDS encoding mechanosensitive ion channel family protein, protein MVSLGSWMNEILIDWGVDPKLANMFDETIIAVLMIGVSIGLDYLCQAIFVGGMKHYTKRAPHQWNTLLMKRRVVHHLIHILPGVLVYFLLPLAFVRGKEILDFSQKICAVYIIAAILFTINGLLLVMLDVYNARDKQKNRPMKGFVQVLQVLLFFIGGIVIIAVLVNKSPMTLFAGLGASAAVLMLVFKDSILGFVAGVQLSANDMLRIGDWIQLPNGVANGTVEEITLNTVKIRNWDETISTVPPYTLVNNSFQNWRGMQESGGRRVNKNIYLDMTTLKFCTPEDLDAIRKNVPLMADYQPAEGEVPTNSQLYRIYIERYLRNLPVVNQDMDLIISQKEPTTYGVPIQVYFFSRNKVWREYERIQSDIFDHLLAIVGKFDLKLYQYSD, encoded by the coding sequence ATGGTGAGCTTAGGAAGCTGGATGAACGAAATCCTCATTGATTGGGGAGTAGACCCGAAACTTGCGAACATGTTTGACGAGACGATCATTGCCGTATTGATGATAGGCGTATCGATAGGGCTGGATTATCTGTGTCAGGCTATATTTGTAGGGGGGATGAAACATTATACAAAGCGTGCACCCCACCAGTGGAATACATTGCTGATGAAACGCAGGGTGGTGCATCATCTTATTCATATCTTGCCCGGTGTATTGGTTTACTTCTTATTGCCCCTGGCCTTTGTGCGGGGAAAAGAGATACTGGACTTCTCACAGAAAATATGTGCGGTGTATATCATTGCTGCCATACTGTTCACTATCAACGGCTTGTTGCTGGTGATGCTGGATGTATATAATGCAAGGGACAAGCAGAAGAACCGTCCGATGAAAGGGTTTGTGCAGGTTCTTCAGGTATTGCTGTTCTTTATCGGCGGCATTGTTATAATCGCGGTGCTGGTGAATAAGTCCCCGATGACTTTGTTTGCAGGCTTGGGTGCATCGGCGGCTGTACTGATGCTGGTATTCAAAGACAGTATTCTGGGTTTTGTGGCGGGGGTACAGCTTTCTGCCAATGATATGCTGCGTATCGGCGACTGGATACAGTTGCCCAATGGAGTAGCCAACGGTACTGTCGAGGAAATCACGTTGAATACTGTAAAGATCCGGAATTGGGATGAGACGATATCTACCGTTCCGCCCTATACGCTGGTCAATAACTCTTTCCAGAACTGGCGGGGGATGCAGGAGAGTGGCGGACGCCGGGTCAATAAAAATATCTATCTGGATATGACTACCCTGAAGTTCTGTACGCCGGAAGACTTGGATGCTATCCGTAAGAATGTACCTCTGATGGCGGATTATCAGCCCGCGGAAGGGGAAGTGCCCACTAACTCGCAGCTTTATCGTATTTATATTGAACGCTATCTGCGCAACCTTCCGGTTGTCAATCAGGATATGGATTTGATTATCAGTCAGAAAGAACCAACCACTTACGGAGTACCCATACAGGTTTATTTCTTCTCCCGCAATAAGGTATGGAGAGAATACGAGCGCATTCAGTCCGATATTTTCGATCATTTGCTGGCAATAGTCGGCAAGTTCGATTTAAAGCTCTACCAGTATTCCGATTAA
- a CDS encoding PL29 family lyase N-terminal domain-containing protein — protein MKKSLFLLFAATFILCSCAHQSLDEIRAEQTALNARLSALEEWQKTANVQIESMQSLIAALADNDYVTGVSELPDGSGYMIAFLKNETVIIKNGRQGEKGNDGAPGIVPNIGVKENGGVYYWTLDGSYILDNDGSPLRVTGERGETGMKGDDAVAPKVRINAVSKEWEISIDKGASWTSTGVKAIGKDGVDGTDGINGASSSITVDDSGNSVIITITNTDAAGMVTCTELIELPLYRAFYIGDDQAGQANSALIITAFTTEIPFTFPAGFRESDCTAIMVQVVSDKGVGTDIRTRAVATPWSATITKPVASQGVYTSVITVHAPAGIDIGDKAMLEVTIVGTDGRITCVARALISNITATVGDYYYSDGTFSTTLDNTKTPIGVIFHTGNVAENDSKLKGKISDTSKTIIMGDEVNSIKKSAHGLVVALKDASAGISWQSVYRQTGIGVSETSHICGYSNTQAMKAWNDDASNSGSLLKAYMEIAAYTSDNPTPQSSSGWYFPSVRELSTLCSGWVESGWSENGNYGGINVSGSNVNVVNEKLEALSDFEAQKVGEALYWSSSEVPDNGDNAFFVNMYLGYVSNGVKGNMLDRVRAVLAF, from the coding sequence ATGAAAAAGAGTTTATTTTTATTGTTTGCTGCCACATTTATACTGTGCAGTTGTGCTCATCAGAGCCTTGATGAAATACGTGCAGAACAGACTGCCCTCAATGCCCGACTTTCTGCCCTTGAGGAGTGGCAGAAGACAGCTAACGTGCAAATCGAGAGTATGCAAAGTCTTATTGCTGCTCTTGCTGATAACGATTACGTTACAGGTGTAAGTGAATTACCAGATGGTTCAGGTTATATGATTGCTTTTCTGAAAAATGAAACTGTAATAATAAAGAACGGAAGGCAAGGCGAAAAAGGTAATGACGGCGCTCCAGGTATTGTTCCCAATATAGGCGTGAAAGAGAACGGCGGCGTTTATTACTGGACTTTGGACGGTTCCTATATATTGGACAACGATGGTAGCCCTCTGCGTGTTACAGGCGAACGGGGCGAGACCGGTATGAAAGGTGACGATGCTGTTGCTCCGAAAGTCCGCATCAATGCAGTTAGCAAAGAATGGGAAATCTCTATCGACAAAGGTGCTTCTTGGACATCTACAGGGGTAAAAGCTATAGGTAAAGACGGCGTTGACGGCACAGACGGGATAAATGGGGCTTCCAGCTCTATTACAGTAGACGATAGCGGCAATTCTGTTATTATTACTATAACCAATACGGATGCAGCAGGAATGGTAACTTGCACTGAACTGATAGAACTTCCCCTTTATAGGGCTTTTTACATTGGTGACGACCAGGCAGGGCAGGCTAATTCCGCCTTAATCATAACTGCCTTTACTACCGAAATTCCTTTCACGTTTCCAGCAGGTTTCAGGGAAAGCGACTGTACTGCTATCATGGTTCAAGTCGTCAGTGACAAGGGTGTCGGCACCGATATCCGGACACGAGCCGTTGCAACGCCTTGGAGTGCAACAATAACGAAACCTGTTGCTTCACAGGGAGTTTATACATCTGTTATTACCGTTCATGCTCCTGCGGGCATTGATATTGGCGACAAAGCCATGCTTGAGGTAACCATAGTGGGGACAGACGGAAGAATAACATGTGTTGCTCGTGCACTGATTTCCAATATCACAGCGACTGTGGGCGATTATTATTACAGTGACGGCACTTTTTCCACAACTCTTGACAATACGAAAACTCCGATAGGTGTCATTTTCCATACAGGTAATGTAGCGGAGAATGATAGTAAATTGAAAGGGAAAATAAGCGATACTTCCAAAACCATTATAATGGGGGATGAAGTAAATAGTATTAAAAAGTCTGCACATGGTTTGGTAGTTGCCTTGAAGGATGCAAGCGCTGGCATCAGTTGGCAATCCGTTTATCGGCAAACCGGTATAGGTGTCTCCGAAACAAGCCATATATGTGGTTATAGCAATACACAGGCAATGAAGGCATGGAATGATGATGCGAGTAATAGTGGCAGTTTATTAAAAGCTTATATGGAAATTGCTGCATACACTTCTGACAATCCGACTCCACAGAGCAGTAGCGGTTGGTATTTTCCTTCTGTACGTGAACTCTCCACACTCTGTTCGGGCTGGGTAGAAAGTGGCTGGTCGGAAAATGGAAACTATGGCGGTATAAATGTTTCCGGAAGTAATGTCAACGTTGTCAATGAGAAGTTAGAGGCTTTGTCTGACTTCGAAGCTCAAAAAGTTGGTGAAGCTCTTTATTGGTCTTCTTCAGAAGTTCCGGATAATGGCGACAATGCATTTTTTGTAAATATGTACCTTGGCTACGTGTCGAATGGAGTTAAAGGCAATATGCTTGACCGGGTACGGGCTGTTTTGGCTTTTTAA
- a CDS encoding ATP-binding cassette domain-containing protein, protein MQQHTIHIAGGVARNPLVRLSNPITLDFLDGEHIAIAGPNGAGKSLLVDLLTGKYPLRDGTLTYDFRPSATQTAYDNIRYIAFRDTYGSADANYYYQQRWNAHDQEDAPLVCDLLGEVKDESLRQQLFELFRIEPMLGKKVILLSSGELRKFQLTKTLLTAPRVLIMDNPFIGLDAATRELLYTVLEKLAQLASLQIVLVLSMLDDIPSFITHVVPVDNKTVGEKMPRAAYLQAFREQDALRAEADVASLGELQQRIAGLPYENMNFTSDEVVRLNKVSIRYGDRTILKELDWTVMRGQKWALSGENGAGKSTLLSLVCADNPQSYACDIRLFGRKRGTGESIWEIKKHIGYVSPEMHRAYLKNLPAIEIVASGLHDSIGLYKRPHAGQMAVCEWWMDIFGVAHLKDKPFLQLSSGEQRLALLARAFVKDPELLILDEPLHGLDTYNRRRVRKIIEAFCRRRDKTMIMVTHYENELPETITHRLCLTRNR, encoded by the coding sequence ATGCAACAACATACCATACATATAGCGGGGGGCGTGGCACGCAACCCGCTTGTCCGTTTATCGAACCCCATAACCCTTGATTTTCTCGACGGTGAACATATCGCTATCGCAGGCCCTAACGGGGCAGGAAAGAGTCTGTTGGTCGATTTGCTTACGGGCAAATATCCCTTGCGCGACGGTACGCTGACATACGATTTCCGTCCTTCCGCCACACAAACCGCTTACGACAACATCAGGTACATCGCTTTTCGTGACACCTACGGTTCCGCCGATGCCAATTATTACTACCAGCAGCGTTGGAATGCTCACGACCAGGAAGATGCTCCGCTGGTGTGCGACCTGCTGGGCGAGGTAAAGGACGAGTCTCTCAGACAGCAACTGTTTGAGCTTTTCCGTATCGAACCGATGCTGGGCAAGAAGGTTATTCTCCTTTCCAGCGGAGAACTCCGTAAGTTCCAGTTGACCAAGACGCTGCTTACGGCTCCGCGTGTCCTTATCATGGATAACCCTTTCATCGGACTGGATGCTGCTACGCGCGAGCTGTTGTACACTGTCTTGGAGAAGCTGGCGCAACTTGCTTCCCTGCAAATCGTACTGGTACTTTCCATGCTGGATGATATACCGTCTTTTATTACCCACGTAGTTCCTGTTGACAATAAAACAGTGGGAGAGAAAATGCCGCGTGCAGCCTACCTGCAGGCTTTCCGTGAACAAGATGCCCTCCGTGCTGAGGCGGATGTCGCTTCTTTGGGCGAATTGCAGCAGCGCATTGCCGGTCTTCCTTACGAAAACATGAACTTTACTTCGGACGAAGTGGTCCGGCTGAACAAAGTCAGTATCCGCTACGGTGACCGTACGATTCTGAAAGAACTGGACTGGACGGTGATGCGTGGGCAGAAGTGGGCATTGAGCGGTGAGAACGGTGCGGGCAAGTCCACTTTACTCAGTCTGGTATGTGCGGACAATCCTCAGTCTTATGCCTGCGACATCCGTCTGTTCGGCCGTAAGCGAGGTACGGGAGAGAGCATTTGGGAAATCAAGAAGCATATAGGTTACGTCAGTCCGGAGATGCACCGTGCCTATCTGAAAAACCTGCCTGCCATCGAAATCGTAGCTTCCGGACTGCACGACAGCATCGGTTTGTACAAACGTCCGCATGCCGGCCAGATGGCTGTGTGCGAGTGGTGGATGGATATTTTCGGTGTGGCGCATTTGAAGGACAAGCCTTTCCTGCAACTGTCCAGCGGCGAGCAGCGCCTTGCCTTGCTGGCGCGTGCCTTTGTGAAAGATCCCGAACTGCTGATTCTTGACGAACCGCTGCACGGGCTGGATACGTACAACCGCCGTCGCGTCAGGAAAATCATAGAAGCCTTCTGCCGTCGTAGGGACAAGACCATGATTATGGTGACCCATTACGAGAACGAGTTGCCGGAAACGATAACCCACCGTTTGTGCCTGACGCGTAACCGTTAA
- a CDS encoding aminoacyl-histidine dipeptidase, giving the protein MEKKDLKPAGVFHYFEEICQVPRPSKKEEKIIAFLKAFGEKHKLETKVDEAGNVLIKKPATPGMENRKTVVLQSHVDMVCEKNNDVKHDFLTDPIETEIDGEWLKAKGTTLGADNGIGVATELAILADDSIEHGPVECLFTVDEETGLTGAFALQEGFMSGDILLNLDSEDEGELFIGCAGGIDSVAEFTYKEVDVPAGYFCCKVQVKGLKGGHSGGDIHLGLGNANKLLNRFLSQTFKKYDMYLCEIDGGNLRNAIAREAHAIIAIPEADKHALRTDLNVFAAQAEAEYAVADPDLQFTLESENPRAKAIDKDTAKRLLQALYAAPHGVYAMSQDIPGLVETSTNLASVKMKPGNIIRIETSQRSSIESSKQDIATMVRTVFEMAGASVSFGDGYPGWKPNPHSEILEIAAESYKRLFGVDAKIKAIHAGLECGLFLDKYPSLDMISFGPTLQGVHSPDERMLIPTVQKFWDHLLDILKHIPAKN; this is encoded by the coding sequence ATGGAAAAAAAAGATTTGAAACCGGCTGGCGTATTCCACTATTTCGAGGAAATCTGCCAGGTACCGCGCCCTTCCAAAAAGGAAGAAAAGATTATCGCTTTTCTAAAAGCATTCGGAGAAAAACATAAGTTGGAAACAAAGGTGGACGAAGCCGGAAACGTACTGATTAAAAAGCCTGCCACTCCGGGCATGGAAAACCGAAAGACCGTTGTGCTACAGTCGCATGTAGACATGGTATGCGAGAAGAATAATGATGTGAAGCATGACTTCCTCACCGACCCTATCGAGACCGAGATAGACGGGGAATGGCTGAAAGCCAAAGGTACGACGCTGGGGGCGGACAACGGTATCGGTGTAGCCACCGAACTTGCCATCCTTGCCGATGACAGTATCGAACACGGACCTGTCGAATGCCTGTTCACCGTAGACGAGGAAACCGGACTGACCGGTGCCTTTGCCTTACAAGAAGGTTTCATGAGCGGTGACATCCTGCTGAATCTCGATTCCGAAGATGAGGGAGAATTGTTCATCGGCTGTGCGGGCGGCATAGACTCCGTAGCCGAATTCACTTATAAAGAGGTGGATGTACCTGCCGGATATTTCTGCTGCAAGGTACAGGTAAAAGGACTTAAAGGCGGACATTCCGGCGGCGATATCCATTTAGGACTCGGTAATGCCAACAAATTATTGAACCGCTTCCTGAGTCAGACTTTCAAGAAGTACGATATGTATCTCTGCGAAATCGACGGCGGCAACCTGCGCAATGCCATTGCACGCGAAGCACATGCCATTATAGCCATCCCCGAAGCCGACAAGCATGCACTGCGTACCGACTTGAATGTATTCGCCGCCCAGGCAGAAGCCGAATATGCTGTAGCAGACCCCGATTTGCAGTTTACCCTCGAATCGGAAAATCCCCGTGCCAAAGCTATCGACAAAGACACTGCCAAACGTCTGTTACAGGCTCTTTACGCAGCTCCACACGGAGTATATGCCATGAGCCAGGACATTCCGGGTCTTGTGGAAACCTCCACCAATCTGGCATCCGTAAAGATGAAACCCGGTAACATCATCCGTATCGAGACAAGCCAGCGCAGTTCTATCGAGTCTTCCAAACAAGACATTGCGACTATGGTACGTACCGTATTCGAAATGGCAGGAGCCAGCGTATCTTTCGGCGACGGCTATCCGGGCTGGAAACCCAATCCGCACTCGGAAATCCTGGAAATTGCGGCGGAATCATATAAGCGTCTGTTTGGTGTGGATGCCAAAATAAAGGCTATCCATGCCGGACTGGAGTGCGGGTTATTCCTCGACAAATACCCCTCTTTGGATATGATTTCCTTCGGGCCTACCCTGCAGGGAGTACACTCTCCCGATGAACGGATGCTTATCCCCACTGTACAAAAGTTCTGGGATCACCTGCTTGATATATTGAAGCATATCCCTGCCAAGAATTGA
- the fsa gene encoding fructose-6-phosphate aldolase — MKFFIDTANLDQIREAYDMGVLDGVTTNPSLMAKEGIKGVENQRKHYVDICNIVQGDVSAEVIATDYEGMIKEGEELAALNPHIVVKVPCIADGIKAIKYFSGKGIRTNCTLVFSIGQALLAAKAGATYVSPFVGRLDDISEDGIALVGKIVDVYRYYGYATQVLAASIRHTAHIIQCIEVGADVATCPLSAIKGLLNHPLTDAGLKKFLEDYKRVNG; from the coding sequence ATGAAGTTCTTTATCGACACTGCAAATTTAGACCAGATTCGGGAAGCCTATGATATGGGCGTACTCGACGGAGTGACTACCAATCCCTCGCTCATGGCGAAAGAAGGTATCAAAGGCGTGGAAAACCAGCGCAAGCATTATGTAGACATCTGCAACATCGTGCAGGGAGATGTCAGTGCAGAGGTTATTGCCACCGATTACGAGGGCATGATTAAGGAAGGTGAAGAACTCGCCGCGCTCAATCCGCATATCGTGGTGAAAGTACCCTGCATCGCAGACGGCATAAAAGCCATTAAATACTTTTCGGGAAAAGGTATCCGCACCAACTGTACACTGGTATTTTCCATAGGGCAGGCGCTGCTGGCGGCAAAAGCCGGAGCAACTTACGTTTCGCCTTTTGTAGGCCGTCTTGACGACATCAGTGAAGACGGTATCGCTTTGGTGGGTAAGATTGTGGACGTATACCGTTATTATGGCTACGCTACCCAGGTGCTTGCGGCTTCCATCCGCCATACGGCGCATATCATCCAGTGCATAGAGGTAGGGGCGGATGTAGCTACATGTCCGCTTTCCGCCATAAAAGGACTGCTGAATCATCCGCTGACGGACGCCGGATTAAAGAAGTTTCTGGAAGACTATAAACGTGTAAACGGATAG
- a CDS encoding LTA synthase family protein yields MKDRLIGFLKTYCLFICIFALQKPFFMLFYRSLYEGVSWTEWLGVMWHGLPLDLSLAGYLTAVPGLLFICSAWTVSNLLRRIWYGYFAFVSVLLSVIFTVDLGLYEYWGFRLDATPLFYFFSSPKDAVASVSIWVVIGGIIAMVAYAAALYGIFHGVLLRKRVFERMKIPYRRLRVSGVLLLLTGLLFIPIRGGFTVSTMNTGKVYFSTDQRLNHAAINPAFSLMESLSKQKDFGSQYRFMEADAADRIFSGLADPAVPMRDGLSTDSLQQAPDSLHSLFTTKRPDVLFIIMESFSSWLMTTLGGEPGVAVQLDSLAQEGVLFTNFYANSFRTDRGLVAILSGYPAQPTTSIMKYPRKTQSIPAIAGSLKNAGYRTKYYYGGDADFTNMRSYLMSSGFEDIVADRDFPVSERLSKWGVHDHLVFRRLLDDLKAEAADSTLAGRETPHFRVLQTSSSHEPFEVPYSRLANERLNAFAYTDSCIGDFVKQFRRLPQWKNTAVVLVPDHLGAYPERIGNLETGRYRIPLLIVGGAVRGPERIGIYGSQQDIAATLLAQLSIPHGEFTFSKDMLNPASPHFAFFTVPDAFGFLTPDNQLIFNNEADAIVVDEGPKKGQNLSLGQAYLQKLYDDIAKR; encoded by the coding sequence ATGAAAGATAGGCTTATAGGATTTCTCAAGACATACTGCTTGTTTATCTGTATATTCGCATTACAGAAACCGTTTTTTATGCTCTTCTACCGTTCCTTGTACGAGGGCGTTTCGTGGACGGAGTGGTTGGGTGTGATGTGGCATGGACTTCCGTTGGACTTATCGCTTGCAGGCTATCTGACTGCTGTTCCTGGATTGCTCTTTATCTGTTCTGCCTGGACGGTATCCAATCTTCTTCGCCGTATATGGTACGGTTATTTTGCTTTCGTTTCGGTTTTGCTCTCCGTTATATTTACCGTCGATTTGGGATTATACGAATACTGGGGATTCCGGTTGGACGCTACGCCTCTGTTCTATTTCTTTTCTTCGCCCAAAGATGCGGTGGCAAGTGTCAGTATATGGGTGGTAATCGGGGGAATTATTGCAATGGTTGCCTATGCGGCGGCATTATACGGGATATTCCATGGCGTGCTGTTGCGGAAACGGGTTTTCGAACGCATGAAGATACCTTATCGGCGTTTGAGGGTATCGGGGGTACTGTTGCTGCTGACCGGATTATTGTTTATCCCGATTCGCGGCGGATTTACAGTCTCCACCATGAATACCGGGAAGGTGTATTTCAGTACCGACCAGCGCTTGAACCATGCCGCCATTAATCCGGCTTTCAGCTTAATGGAGTCTCTCTCTAAGCAGAAGGACTTCGGCAGTCAATACCGTTTCATGGAAGCGGATGCGGCCGACCGTATTTTTTCCGGTTTGGCAGACCCTGCCGTTCCGATGCGGGACGGTCTTTCGACAGATTCCCTGCAGCAGGCTCCGGATTCTTTGCATTCGTTGTTTACGACAAAGCGTCCCGATGTGCTCTTTATCATCATGGAGAGTTTCTCTTCGTGGCTGATGACGACGCTTGGGGGAGAACCCGGCGTGGCCGTGCAGTTGGACAGTCTGGCGCAAGAGGGCGTTCTCTTCACGAATTTCTATGCGAACAGTTTCCGCACCGACCGCGGGTTGGTTGCCATATTGAGCGGGTATCCGGCACAGCCCACTACCAGCATAATGAAGTATCCCCGTAAGACGCAGTCTATCCCTGCCATTGCAGGCAGTTTGAAGAATGCCGGTTACAGGACGAAATATTATTATGGCGGTGATGCCGACTTCACCAATATGCGTTCCTATCTGATGTCGTCCGGTTTTGAGGACATTGTTGCCGACCGGGACTTTCCGGTATCGGAGCGTCTGAGCAAGTGGGGCGTGCACGATCATCTTGTATTCCGCCGTTTGCTGGACGACCTGAAGGCGGAAGCTGCCGACAGTACCCTGGCGGGTAGGGAGACGCCGCATTTCCGTGTGTTGCAGACTTCCAGCAGCCATGAGCCGTTTGAAGTTCCGTACAGCCGTTTGGCGAACGAACGTTTGAATGCTTTTGCGTATACGGACAGTTGCATCGGTGATTTTGTGAAACAGTTCCGCAGGTTGCCGCAATGGAAGAATACGGCAGTGGTACTGGTTCCCGACCACTTGGGGGCCTATCCCGAACGTATCGGAAACCTTGAAACGGGCAGATACCGGATTCCTCTGCTGATAGTGGGCGGGGCGGTACGCGGACCGGAACGTATCGGTATCTACGGTTCCCAACAGGATATTGCCGCTACGTTATTGGCGCAGTTGTCGATACCGCACGGTGAGTTTACGTTCAGCAAAGATATGCTCAATCCGGCTTCTCCTCATTTTGCTTTCTTTACCGTGCCGGACGCTTTCGGCTTTTTGACGCCGGACAACCAATTGATATTTAATAATGAAGCGGATGCGATTGTTGTAGATGAAGGCCCGAAGAAAGGGCAAAACCTCTCTTTGGGGCAGGCCTATCTGCAGAAGTTGTATGACGATATAGCCAAAAGATAG
- a CDS encoding endonuclease/exonuclease/phosphatase family protein → MRSKRGHAPLLFIPLSALMLLAFLTSAPLHGQEKKDTLTFRIMGYNVENLFDCRHDTLKNDRDFLPDAVRRWNYTKYKKKLNAIARVIIAAGKWTPPALVALCEVENDSVLRDLTRYSVLREAGYRYVITHSPDERGINVALLYQRGIFKLLSNRSYPVMKPRRNNRPTRDILHVSGQLLNSDTLDVFVVHFPSRSGGAKASEPYRLAAAQRLKDTTDSLLRIRTRPQIIIMGDFNDYSDNKSIQKILKAGIPPTETDSLDSRTLYHLLARKGIDNKHFGSYKYQGEWGLLDHIILSGNLLMPGSPLYTAEEKAGVFRAPFLLTEDRKYGDEQPFRTYYGMKYQGGYSDHLPVWAEFRLLY, encoded by the coding sequence ATGCGGAGCAAAAGAGGACATGCTCCGCTTCTTTTTATCCCGCTATCCGCTCTGATGCTTCTTGCTTTCCTGACTTCCGCTCCACTCCACGGGCAAGAGAAGAAAGATACTCTTACCTTCCGCATCATGGGTTACAACGTAGAAAACCTGTTTGACTGCCGCCATGATACCCTGAAAAACGACCGTGACTTTCTGCCCGATGCCGTCCGGCGCTGGAACTATACCAAATACAAAAAGAAACTGAATGCCATTGCACGTGTCATCATTGCCGCAGGCAAATGGACACCACCCGCACTGGTTGCCCTCTGTGAAGTGGAGAACGACAGTGTGCTACGCGACCTTACCCGTTACTCCGTCCTGCGTGAGGCCGGCTACCGCTATGTAATCACTCACTCTCCCGACGAACGGGGCATCAATGTAGCGCTGCTCTATCAAAGAGGCATCTTCAAATTACTTTCCAACCGAAGCTATCCGGTAATGAAACCTCGCAGAAACAACCGCCCCACACGCGATATTCTCCACGTCAGCGGACAGCTTTTAAACTCCGACACTTTGGACGTATTTGTCGTGCATTTTCCGTCCCGGTCCGGCGGGGCAAAAGCGTCCGAACCGTACCGCCTGGCAGCGGCACAAAGATTGAAAGACACAACAGACAGCCTGCTCCGGATCCGCACCCGCCCTCAAATCATCATTATGGGAGATTTCAACGACTATTCTGACAACAAATCCATACAGAAGATACTGAAAGCCGGAATACCGCCCACAGAAACGGACTCTTTGGATTCCCGGACGCTTTACCATCTTTTAGCAAGAAAAGGCATTGACAACAAGCATTTCGGCAGCTACAAATATCAGGGGGAATGGGGACTGCTCGACCATATCATTCTTTCCGGCAACCTGCTGATGCCAGGTTCTCCCTTATACACCGCAGAGGAGAAAGCCGGTGTGTTCCGTGCTCCTTTCCTTCTGACCGAAGACCGGAAATACGGCGACGAACAACCCTTCCGCACCTACTACGGCATGAAATATCAAGGGGGATACAGTGACCACCTGCCCGTATGGGCAGAGTTCCGCCTACTGTATTAA
- a CDS encoding phosphatase PAP2 family protein, with amino-acid sequence MILADVLSGLVETDTDLLLAINGWRAEWADYFMYAFSGKWIWVPLYAAILYVIVRNLHWKVAIGCVVAIALTIVFADQVGATVIRPVVCRLRPANLENPVSEFVQIVNGYRGGRYGFPSCHAANTFGLAFFLFYLFRNRALNWFIMLWAVVTCYSRSYLGVHYPGDLLVGAFVGFVGASLCYWLFSRLCKYRRKESYEHIYVPIWVGGITISGILAYALIRAML; translated from the coding sequence ATGATATTAGCAGATGTTTTGTCGGGGTTGGTCGAAACGGACACCGACCTGTTGCTCGCAATAAACGGGTGGCGTGCCGAATGGGCGGATTATTTTATGTATGCCTTTAGCGGGAAGTGGATTTGGGTGCCGTTGTATGCCGCCATCCTTTATGTAATTGTCCGCAACCTGCATTGGAAAGTTGCCATCGGCTGTGTCGTGGCTATTGCGCTGACCATTGTTTTTGCCGACCAGGTGGGGGCAACCGTTATCCGTCCGGTAGTGTGCAGGCTTCGTCCGGCGAATCTGGAGAATCCCGTTTCGGAGTTCGTGCAGATAGTAAACGGTTATAGGGGCGGTCGGTACGGTTTTCCCTCCTGCCATGCCGCCAATACGTTCGGCTTGGCTTTCTTCCTGTTCTATCTGTTTCGTAACCGTGCCTTGAACTGGTTCATCATGTTATGGGCGGTGGTAACGTGCTATTCCCGTTCTTACTTGGGAGTACATTATCCCGGCGACTTGCTGGTAGGTGCTTTTGTGGGCTTTGTAGGCGCTTCTCTCTGTTACTGGCTTTTCAGCCGGTTGTGTAAGTATAGGCGTAAAGAGAGTTATGAGCATATCTATGTTCCAATCTGGGTAGGGGGAATTACCATATCCGGCATTCTGGCTTATGCACTGATACGGGCGATGTTGTAG